The segment ATGAACGAATGCACCTACAAGAAATATAGCGACTATCGAGAGTTTACGTGCCCATTGTGTCGCAAAAGAACACAATTACCTCTAGGTGGCGTCAAAAAGCTTCCCGACAACTTTCTTGTTTCGAGTCTTTCGGAGCTTGTGCAGCGTCAGAGACCTTCCAAATTCCCGTTCTGTGACATCTGCAAGCTCGTCAACAGGAAACACCGCGAGGCGACCTCCAAATGCTTAGACTGTAACAAGCTTCTTTGCAAACAATGTGTAGAGATGCACAAGGAAACCAAAGTCACGAAAAACCACAGTATTTTTGATGTAGAGAtagaaaaagatattgaatgcAAAGAGCACTCTGAGGAGGTTGTCCGTTTCTATTGCGAACCTTGCGAAGCTTGCATATGTGTCCTTTGCACCTTCAACGAACACAAGGATCACGAAATCACGCAGTTTTCGGAGGCAGTTGTAAAATACAAGGAAAACATATCTTGTCTATTGGACGACTGCAAAGAAAAAATTTCGACGTACGACACTCAACTGGAAGCCTTGTCAAAATGCGAAACCGTTATTCGAACTACCGAGCAAAAGGTTCGAGATACAGCCATCCAATTTATCGCCGATATTCGAACGAAAGAAAAGAAGTTAATCGATGATTTACACGAAATATATGGTTCAGATGTTATGGACTATGTCTCTAAAAGGAATGATATGCAGGCGAACGTAGATAGCTTGAAGAGCACGTGCAGTCTGACGGAGCTGGTTTTGAGAGGGAAAGACATAGAATTACTACTTCTTAAAAAACAGGTTCAGGAGAAATTGTCTGGATTGTCACAGATAGAACTGCGAGAGTTGCCGAAGACGGTGGAGAAGAGCATAACCTTCATTCCGGGTGGCCTAGACATGGGATCCTTAGAAGATGCAGACTCATCACAACCAGGAAAGATCCGTACCCAAAGAACATTTGCCAGCATCGGATCCCAAAGATCCGTTGCAGCAGAGCCTCCCAAATTCTACCGCACTTTTTCGACTCAAACAGAAGACGTCGAGGAACCTGGGAAACCCGCATTTGCCGATACATATGTACAAACAGATGTATTCGGATCTGGAACAAATGGCGAAACAACCGACAAGGCAGTCGAGACGGACAAGGTAGATTTACAGGAGAAGGGGGTAAACACCAGATCACGCAGTTTGCAGAGTGTATCTGGTATCCAACCGATTCCCAGATCGTCGTCACGTGATGATAATAACACCAATGGAGAAACCAATTCTCAAGGAGAACCAATGTCTCCCACGACCGCCAGACGACACCGAAGGCGTCGAGAGCGCCCAAAAATCGAGGTCTCGTCACGACCTACCACCAACCGCCCGCCACCGCAAGGGGTGGTGATTATGAACTCTTCGACTGGAGCCTGTCCCGTTCTGACCTACAGTAGCAGCATCGACGAGAATTACTTCAGTCCAGAAGGAAGCATCGCTTCTCCCTGATGAGAGCTTAGCCTAGAGTAGAATTTATCTTAATATGGATGTTTAATTCTATTTATCTGTGCACATCGCCAAAGTTTAGGGAGCAATAGGATCCCTTCAAGATTTCGTGCTAAAACAGTTGTTACTACAGCTGAAAATATAAGTAGCGTCTACGTGTACACTCCCATACGCATCTGTGTAATAAGTAGTTCTGTGTTGATTATTACTCATTTTTAACGAAATGTGACGATGCGTGCCCTAACCATATCAATCCACGGCCATTGTTAGGGTGCTGGCCAATTTTGTTCCGTGTAAACACTTGTGCCAAACCATAGACCTTTTCCTCTCTACACGAATAACTCGATAACGGAATGTGAAAACAGTCCGTACTTGTTACTCTATTTAGATCCAGCGTGTTATAAATATCTTACGACCTAACAGACCTTGAAGAATCCAACTTTTTTATCTCCGTTATTATATATTTTCGTTGACGGAAAGATGTTATAGTTACGTTATAATATTAGATGTGATACTGTGTTTAATAACGTATTCCATAtagtaatatattttgtattcatttgCCTCAATTGTGACTAATAGTTCATAGATAGTCACGTGATCTATATCGTCTGCAATTCTATGAAATTCATCATACAGATGGAATTCGAAAAGAGTCCAAGAGCATTCCTTCCAAACCTCTCTGACATGTTATATCAAAATGGTTCAGGAAGTTTGAGGAAGATTCTGTAAAAAAAGACCCTGTTCATTTTGACAAATGTATCTTTGGAAGGAATGCTCTTCTGTGCAAATATGTTCTCTAACAAATAGGCTTAGTGTGTATTTAGCAACGGGGGCTTATACTACTTCTATGATATATTTAGATGTTACACTGTTAGCAAATGTTCACAATAAAATTATCTGTGATAGTttgtatttattgttattaGCATGCAAACAATGCAAACTAGACGCTagaattacaataaattatatttacattatatattatGCACAGATAGTATTATTGATACAAATGAAGTTTTCCACGATATTTTTGGCATaatggtgtttttttaaatcatcgaTTGCTAAAATGCATCCCAAAAGATATATGAGCGGAGTCTATTTAAAGTAAAGAGCCACTGATtgtcaacttttaaaatatgtgtgtGGTTTCTGgcattttaagtttaaaaaaggggaaaaattaaaaaggttatAAATATATAGTACTGCACTCCGATATTCATTAAGTTTCCTTCTTGGAATATTTCAGTAggttaaaaaaaggtaaaattaataaattcaggGAAAACGAAATCCCTCTGGACTCTTTACCACTTTGTCAGATCATTCAATcttataatttttatcaataaaccaGCAGACATGGAAAAGAGTTGAAATGCCTGCATGTTAACAAAAATCTAAACAGTTTCAGAAAACTAACGATTTAGTAATGGAATAAAATTGCGGGATAATGTCTCGGATGTACTCTGTGAAAAAGGAGACAATTTATAGATGTTATTTCATTGCACGAtgttataatattattatttcaaagCTGTTTTACAGACACGAGGAAGTCGTTATACGTTTTAAGGCTCCCTTGGTTGTACGGGCATTGAGTCCACATTGTTGCGCAAACAATATGTCTAATCCATCCCGAGACCCACGAGACTACTTACCAATACGTCGTGGAGGCGATCTCATGATCTGCGAAGTGACTGGCagtattgatattttgttgtatTGTCAACCTCAAGACTTCTTACATGTTAAATAATAGATTTAGAATCGTTACACCAAGGGAGATCTTATGTTTTGTTGTAATTGTAAAATTCTCACTATTGAAACGTGTTGATTAGCTTTGTGTcgtaattattacatgtaacattgtCTTGATACATGGCAATAATTATATACTTGAAGAATTCCCATTATTTAGAGATTATATTGGGGACGAAATTGCGGAGATATATTAAGAAaagtgttaaaaaaacaaaataaatcaactaATTGATGACCTTGTTCTGCATATCAAAATGTGACTTTTTTTGTAATATCCGTCACTTTTGAAAAGCTCGATCCATCATATTCCCAGCGCAAAACGATTCGACTGTATGCATTGCAAGTAATAGTCCCAAATCTCACAACCGATTCATCGGGCCATTAAAGGTATGGCAGGGGAATAGAGTTGATAAAAAGCCAGATCTTTATCTTCAATCCTTCAAATGATGATAGCTTGTTCAGGACATTTGAACCTGGAGTCCCCGATCAAAGCAGGCGAATGGTAGATTTAAAATTTCGACCAGCACCAAATGTAAATGGGAATAATAAATGAAACCGAGTTTGTCAAACTGACGTGACAGCTTGCACACGGAAATTAAATGATGCACGAGAGCGGGGAACAGCGGCAAGGAGGACACGCTTCTTGTTACGATTGTCGCAAAAAATGTTGCTGGTTCTTGAAGAAACTGGTGGTGTTTTGTTTCTCCCAGATTGGGATCGTGTGTCTCGTGGTAGCTTATGCCTTCCTAGGGGCTGCCATATTCGAAACTTTGGAGGAACCCAAAGAGGAACTGAATCGTGTAGTTGTCGGAGATTTAAGGAATAAATCGGTTAAAAAACTTTGGAAACTCAATAAGGAATTGTTTTTGTATGAACAGAAGAACTGGGAACTTGCTGTACAGGAAGTTCTATTAAATTTCCAGGTGTGTTCATTTCTGCTAATACTAATTATAACTTAATTAACtttgattattgaaatatctaTATATGACAGTGTATTACGGTTCTATATTAAATAAGTACATGCACAAACTCGCGTTTCGGATGAATTCTGAAATACCATATCTCAGTTGCAATGTGCAAAATTATACAATAACTCAAGATTTTCTCTGAAATggtcaatttttaagatatgtgttttattgtgtttaatttgataGAAGGAGATATATGTAGCCGTGACGGAGAAAGGTTGGGATGGCCGAGTCGAGGACTATACCGGGGTTTCTGATTGGTCATTTACAGGAGCTCTTCTCTATTCTGTCACTGTCATTACAACCATAGGTACGTCATCATAAGtacgtcatcatcatcataagtACGTCAAAAAAACTTAGATGGCGAGAACGGTTGTTGTTCATTGATTTATAAATACAGATGGAATGATGATATTTACCAGTATTTATAACTTTTTATGCAATCTGTGTGCATTTTGACACATTAAAGAGGCTGGTTGGTCTACAGATGAACCCtcaggccccggggccatatAACTttgacgagctcacttttgatctcaatctcacttttccactatacatgtatattccgtttgaaaaagtgagactgagatcaaaagtgatcTCGTTtaacttttatggccccggggctaGATCTTCCTTAAATTTGCAGATGTAATTTGTTTagctatataaaaatattttggctttgaaatttgaatattttgctatatctttatatagaacTCTTTTGCTGAGGGAGATTTATATAGTCTTAAAATGACCGCGATCATCCAGCCGTCTgaaattgttgttgttgttttttatatattcgCTCTACTTATTCTGTTGACAATGGCTGACACTTACAGATGATTCATCTGTCATTATTTTACTAGCATTTTTAATCATTGCTCAAATACGCATGCTTGTATCAAAAGAGGTATTTATATAATACCATTTACGcatactttttattttgtaaacagcTATTACACAGGAAaagcggggttttttttttataaagaaacaaaatgtctatcaaattttaaaaggggaGTATTTATCAGTTTAATGGCGTGGGAATGCCGGAATGGTGAAACATATTTTCATGATATCATTATGAAATGGCTCGAACAATTATAGAGTAAACGAATGCAGTTGTAGTCCTCTCATAGATGTGTGTGTCTTATGGTGCTTTCAAAAGTTTACTCAGTTAATTTGGTTTTGAGGTTGTGTTTTTGGCCGGAGGCGTCTCGACTTGGCTGATTAAAAGATGGTCTGAAAGCTTCATCAAATTTAAGTTTAATGAATGCATTGATATTTTCCTCATTCATTAAAAGGATTGTTTGTATGCATTGCATGTCGTATAGGAAGTAAACGGTAGCAGACGACCGTCAAAAGGTTATTGCAAGTGTATCCAATCTGCTTTGCAGCATTCGATTTATGGATCAAATCTGTTCCGATTGACAAACAACTTCATGATAAATAGGTAGAATTCTCTCGGCACCACTCCTTGAattgaagaagatttttttctacCCATGCAAGGCACAGGTCACAAAGCATAAAAATCTTGTAGATCCATCATTCTCTGAAAGAGTCGGAccacaatgttgttttttttatataatcatcGTAAATGTGCATTCATACTCTGTAATACAGTAATGCTTCCCTTGGTACTATATAAAATAGTGCCTTTGTTCGACAATACTGGGTGGTTGAACGACAATTTGTCTGCGTAAGGACATTGCCCAAGTTAGATGAACAGTTATAAAACATTCATGAGCATCGAAGAACGTATTCTGGCCTAATTGACGCGATACGTCGTCTAATATCGGGGGAACTATCTACCAAGAATTATACCAGTAGTTGATCATGTATGTAAAGTACATAGACGCTTTTTGTTAGAACGTGTAATgcaatttctttcaaattataaTTATCTGCGTgtgttattaatttttcatattgtgTCATTTTAGGATATGGGAACATTACGCCTAAGACCACAGTGGGACGACTGGTAACAATCCTATATGCCTTCATCGGAATCCCTCTAACAATGATTTGTTTGGCTAATGTGGGTCACGTGCTCAGCATTTCGTTCAAACTTCTTTACAGACGGTTGATATGCagtaagaaaaagaaagaaagcaGTACCGCTTCGTCAGATTCTTCTTCGAAATATCTTGTGACGAACCAGCAAGTAATTAAAACAGAGACAGAGGACAGCGAAATGGTTGTAATTACAGAGGACGAAGGGGTCAAAGAAACCCACGTGCCCGTGTACGTGTGTCTCCTTCTAGTCATTGCCTACATTCTCCTTGGGACTGCCCTGTTCAGCCTCTGGGAGTCCTGGGACCCGCTAACGGCGGGCTACTTCTGTTTCATCACCCTCAGTACCATAGGGTTCGGTGATGTGGTGCCAGGTCATAGCCTGGAGTCCTGGGCCAGTCAGGCCAAGCGCATCACGTGCGCCCTCTATCTCCTGTTTGGTCTCACTCTTATTTCCATGTGTTTCAGTCTGTTGGTCGACGAGGTTCAGGACAAAGCCAGAAGGTTTGGTCGATGGATTGGACTGTTAAAAAGAGAAGGAAACTAATTATTGCAGCGCCACTTTATAATGTACTTGTGAATTCCCCTTTTGTCAATGTTGGTTtcacaaaacattctttttctcgCTTGACGTGTCTTTTTAGGCTATTGGAGCCTCTTTCCTTAtatcttatttcaaaatatctttactTACTATTTTAATATGGATTACTGGTATTTTGACAATATGTACACTCGTAACGATATTTTCATATGAACAATTCTGGAAGACGACATGGCGAATCTTAAGGTGTACATTATGTACTGTGTATGGGGGAGGGGATTGGAGTCATCACTTCATCAATCGAGTGACGATTAGAAGGGGTGCTCTCTCCTTTAGAATATTATTGTGGTTTTAACTCAACTTGAGAAttcctaatacatgtaataatgattcaaattgtacattttaaaaatagtgataatttcccttattttttttttatttaattggaCTTTTACTGgacaaaatatataacataaaaGCACAATTCAAAATAAGGTTAGATCATGATAAAAATTAAGTCTTAATATAATTCTAAAGTTACATTGTATTTGTTCAATCCTAACTTGTTTGGAAGTTCCTCTTTTAGAAAAACCGCTATTTAGCGAGAGTATGTCCCAAGTTACCGTTCGTGTAactttttggtgtttttttttacgaaaactTACACAAGCCTGGCAAAGATATGGAATGTAAATCGATATAAGAAAAACACAACTTCTATGTTTCTTCATTAGAGCGTAATAAAGttttacctgttaaaattaagaggaacgaaaacagattttgGGGAAATCTGACACCTTTTTTCCATTCAGATGTCTCTCGGAACACATcgcacaattttacaaaaaatcaccCGGGTTTTATCGTTTGTCATTTCTTCTATGATTATATGTGACTGTTTGTTCAACTACTTGGATTCTGACGCCAGCCAGTGCAGTCGTTtgaaatgcaaaatccccgtatttttttttctaatttctatTCGCGATCAATAATCTGACAATTTAGAgggagtttaaaaaaaaacccagtagtTTTGAACCATTATTTATGagtatcgaataattttaaacaatgtgcTGCATAAACGTCTTAGGAAGAGTACAACAGGCAAAgtattcataataaatatacatgtaatctttttCTACAAACGCCATTCTCCATAGCCCTCATAAACATCACCTAAGATCGAGAGCATTTTGATGTGTATTTTTACTTCTATCTGTGGATCTTTCATCAATTATTCATATAACAGAGTAAATAAAGCAGTAAAATATCGTTATTGTCAATCAGCATGTTATGCAGAAGGACAAGTCAATTCTTCCTTGTTCAACTACTTGGATTCTGACGCCAGCCAGTGCAGTCCGTGGATTTCGAGCACTCAATGTAGCCAAATGGTTGATCCCCGCGTAGTATCCCAAAAGTATAAAATATGAACGATATAGATATACACATTGTTTATTAAAGGTATTTGAACAAACGTTTACATTCAATGATATAAACAATGCATTTGAAATCTGAATGTGTTAAAAATGGCTTATGCTTAAAAACCAGACGAGTTGATCAAAACTAGTTCGGCCGTGATTTCTTCATACTGGTATATTTAAGTGCCGTACTACTGAtgatgtgaccttgaccttagtTAATGACCTCAGATCAGGAATTTGACACACCGTTAGGtcacatgcatgtacatgtaatctgagtatttcatttttatcaaagttattacatgtaatctGACAAAAAAGACGAAGGGCGGATTGGTGGACAGACTGACGGAGGGATATACAGAAGGACAATAATTTTATCATGCCCACCTATTAACCCTTTGCATATGTCTATTTAGGACATcatgttattttgaaatattaaaaaaaggttGCATAAAAACACACCTGTTAATGAAGAAACAAAGTCTAAATACGTGTATGAATTACTAAATAACAAGCGTGTATCTTGATATCAtgaacaaaatcattttacagacagacgggcTAACAAACGGATATGATGTCATTGATTCTTATAACTTCGAACTTATTGCCGGTGTAAAgcagaataatgacccccgtagaataatgatcggggtcatttttctacgtagaataatgactgggggtcattattttacgtagaaaaatgaccttTTTGTCTGaggaataagtgtcattttcataaaaatgagcacactctacgtaaagaaaagtgacccctgtaaaATAATTACCCCCTTATATATTTAAGTGTTTCGGTATCATTTCTTGTTATTTGTgaaaaagtctttaaaatattgtaatttttattgcaGTGAACAGAAAgtaacaaaaattcaaattcttaaACTTAAGGTGaaaaaatgtgtacattttaaaagagaaaaattcttttgttataacaatattttgacatattgtaccGGGATATAGTTCTCATCTTAACGAgttgcatgtacatgcatatcatttttacaaatgaaaacaaattaaacttaCTAGACACAAGTCACTGTATaacaaaatgttgtttattgGCGATAAAAGAGTAGACTATATAttattcatgaattatacttgcattgaggtttatcattttagctcacctgagctgaaagctcaagtgagctattctgatcacattttgtctgtcgtccgtctgtccgtctgtatgtctgtccgtctgtccgtaaacttttcacattttcaacatcttctcaagaactacagggccaatttcaaccaaactttgcacaaatcatccttaggcaaaggggattcaaagttgtgaaaattaagggtcacacccgttttcaaggggagataat is part of the Magallana gigas chromosome 3, xbMagGiga1.1, whole genome shotgun sequence genome and harbors:
- the LOC105344011 gene encoding E3 ubiquitin-protein ligase TRIM45 isoform X1, yielding MSDESPSSNTDSPVQSSWYRRRQERERYHTTAIDISQINAAAMSASTTTASTTSTSGPGGNKLAQEINDEFLTCKICLEGYKSPKCLDCLHTFCEQCIDNHIMNECTYKKYSDYREFTCPLCRKRTQLPLGGVKKLPDNFLVSSLSELVQRQRPSKFPFCDICKLVNRKHREATSKCLDCNKLLCKQCVEMHKETKVTKNHSIFDVEIEKDIECKEHSEEVVRFYCEPCEACICVLCTFNEHKDHEITQFSEAVVKYKENISCLLDDCKEKISTYDTQLEALSKCETVIRTTEQKVRDTAIQFIADIRTKEKKLIDDLHEIYGSDVMDYVSKRNDMQANVDSLKSTCSLTELVLRGKDIELLLLKKQVQEKLSGLSQIELRELPKTVEKSITFIPGGLDMGSLEDADSSQPGKIRTQRTFASIGSQRSVAAEPPKFYRTFSTQTEDVEEPGKPAFADTYVQTDVFGSGTNGETTDKAVETDKVDLQEKGVNTRSRSLQSVSGIQPIPRSSSRDDNNTNGETNSQGEPMSPTTARRHRRRRERPKIEVSSRPTTNRPPPQGVVIMNSSTGACPVLTYSSSIDENYFSPEGSIASP
- the LOC105344011 gene encoding E3 ubiquitin-protein ligase TRIM45 isoform X3, with protein sequence MDDSGLIDKIGKKRYRRRQERERYHTTAIDISQINAAAMSASTTTASTTSTSGPGGNKLAQEINDEFLTCKICLEGYKSPKCLDCLHTFCEQCIDNHIMNECTYKKYSDYREFTCPLCRKRTQLPLGGVKKLPDNFLVSSLSELVQRQRPSKFPFCDICKLVNRKHREATSKCLDCNKLLCKQCVEMHKETKVTKNHSIFDVEIEKDIECKEHSEEVVRFYCEPCEACICVLCTFNEHKDHEITQFSEAVVKYKENISCLLDDCKEKISTYDTQLEALSKCETVIRTTEQKVRDTAIQFIADIRTKEKKLIDDLHEIYGSDVMDYVSKRNDMQANVDSLKSTCSLTELVLRGKDIELLLLKKQVQEKLSGLSQIELRELPKTVEKSITFIPGGLDMGSLEDADSSQPGKIRTQRTFASIGSQRSVAAEPPKFYRTFSTQTEDVEEPGKPAFADTYVQTDVFGSGTNGETTDKAVETDKVDLQEKGVNTRSRSLQSVSGIQPIPRSSSRDDNNTNGETNSQGEPMSPTTARRHRRRRERPKIEVSSRPTTNRPPPQGVVIMNSSTGACPVLTYSSSIDENYFSPEGSIASP
- the LOC105344011 gene encoding E3 ubiquitin-protein ligase TRIM45 isoform X4, with protein sequence MSFLGIIRYRRRQERERYHTTAIDISQINAAAMSASTTTASTTSTSGPGGNKLAQEINDEFLTCKICLEGYKSPKCLDCLHTFCEQCIDNHIMNECTYKKYSDYREFTCPLCRKRTQLPLGGVKKLPDNFLVSSLSELVQRQRPSKFPFCDICKLVNRKHREATSKCLDCNKLLCKQCVEMHKETKVTKNHSIFDVEIEKDIECKEHSEEVVRFYCEPCEACICVLCTFNEHKDHEITQFSEAVVKYKENISCLLDDCKEKISTYDTQLEALSKCETVIRTTEQKVRDTAIQFIADIRTKEKKLIDDLHEIYGSDVMDYVSKRNDMQANVDSLKSTCSLTELVLRGKDIELLLLKKQVQEKLSGLSQIELRELPKTVEKSITFIPGGLDMGSLEDADSSQPGKIRTQRTFASIGSQRSVAAEPPKFYRTFSTQTEDVEEPGKPAFADTYVQTDVFGSGTNGETTDKAVETDKVDLQEKGVNTRSRSLQSVSGIQPIPRSSSRDDNNTNGETNSQGEPMSPTTARRHRRRRERPKIEVSSRPTTNRPPPQGVVIMNSSTGACPVLTYSSSIDENYFSPEGSIASP
- the LOC105344011 gene encoding E3 ubiquitin-protein ligase TRIM45 isoform X5, with the translated sequence MYDLDSRYRRRQERERYHTTAIDISQINAAAMSASTTTASTTSTSGPGGNKLAQEINDEFLTCKICLEGYKSPKCLDCLHTFCEQCIDNHIMNECTYKKYSDYREFTCPLCRKRTQLPLGGVKKLPDNFLVSSLSELVQRQRPSKFPFCDICKLVNRKHREATSKCLDCNKLLCKQCVEMHKETKVTKNHSIFDVEIEKDIECKEHSEEVVRFYCEPCEACICVLCTFNEHKDHEITQFSEAVVKYKENISCLLDDCKEKISTYDTQLEALSKCETVIRTTEQKVRDTAIQFIADIRTKEKKLIDDLHEIYGSDVMDYVSKRNDMQANVDSLKSTCSLTELVLRGKDIELLLLKKQVQEKLSGLSQIELRELPKTVEKSITFIPGGLDMGSLEDADSSQPGKIRTQRTFASIGSQRSVAAEPPKFYRTFSTQTEDVEEPGKPAFADTYVQTDVFGSGTNGETTDKAVETDKVDLQEKGVNTRSRSLQSVSGIQPIPRSSSRDDNNTNGETNSQGEPMSPTTARRHRRRRERPKIEVSSRPTTNRPPPQGVVIMNSSTGACPVLTYSSSIDENYFSPEGSIASP
- the LOC105344011 gene encoding E3 ubiquitin-protein ligase TRIM45 isoform X2, which gives rise to MDILETYFKEKQSDWYRRRQERERYHTTAIDISQINAAAMSASTTTASTTSTSGPGGNKLAQEINDEFLTCKICLEGYKSPKCLDCLHTFCEQCIDNHIMNECTYKKYSDYREFTCPLCRKRTQLPLGGVKKLPDNFLVSSLSELVQRQRPSKFPFCDICKLVNRKHREATSKCLDCNKLLCKQCVEMHKETKVTKNHSIFDVEIEKDIECKEHSEEVVRFYCEPCEACICVLCTFNEHKDHEITQFSEAVVKYKENISCLLDDCKEKISTYDTQLEALSKCETVIRTTEQKVRDTAIQFIADIRTKEKKLIDDLHEIYGSDVMDYVSKRNDMQANVDSLKSTCSLTELVLRGKDIELLLLKKQVQEKLSGLSQIELRELPKTVEKSITFIPGGLDMGSLEDADSSQPGKIRTQRTFASIGSQRSVAAEPPKFYRTFSTQTEDVEEPGKPAFADTYVQTDVFGSGTNGETTDKAVETDKVDLQEKGVNTRSRSLQSVSGIQPIPRSSSRDDNNTNGETNSQGEPMSPTTARRHRRRRERPKIEVSSRPTTNRPPPQGVVIMNSSTGACPVLTYSSSIDENYFSPEGSIASP
- the LOC105344011 gene encoding E3 ubiquitin-protein ligase TRIM45 isoform X6; the protein is MSASTTTASTTSTSGPGGNKLAQEINDEFLTCKICLEGYKSPKCLDCLHTFCEQCIDNHIMNECTYKKYSDYREFTCPLCRKRTQLPLGGVKKLPDNFLVSSLSELVQRQRPSKFPFCDICKLVNRKHREATSKCLDCNKLLCKQCVEMHKETKVTKNHSIFDVEIEKDIECKEHSEEVVRFYCEPCEACICVLCTFNEHKDHEITQFSEAVVKYKENISCLLDDCKEKISTYDTQLEALSKCETVIRTTEQKVRDTAIQFIADIRTKEKKLIDDLHEIYGSDVMDYVSKRNDMQANVDSLKSTCSLTELVLRGKDIELLLLKKQVQEKLSGLSQIELRELPKTVEKSITFIPGGLDMGSLEDADSSQPGKIRTQRTFASIGSQRSVAAEPPKFYRTFSTQTEDVEEPGKPAFADTYVQTDVFGSGTNGETTDKAVETDKVDLQEKGVNTRSRSLQSVSGIQPIPRSSSRDDNNTNGETNSQGEPMSPTTARRHRRRRERPKIEVSSRPTTNRPPPQGVVIMNSSTGACPVLTYSSSIDENYFSPEGSIASP
- the LOC105344013 gene encoding TWiK family of potassium channels protein 7; translation: MMHESGEQRQGGHASCYDCRKKCCWFLKKLVVFCFSQIGIVCLVVAYAFLGAAIFETLEEPKEELNRVVVGDLRNKSVKKLWKLNKELFLYEQKNWELAVQEVLLNFQKEIYVAVTEKGWDGRVEDYTGVSDWSFTGALLYSVTVITTIGYGNITPKTTVGRLVTILYAFIGIPLTMICLANVGHVLSISFKLLYRRLICSKKKKESSTASSDSSSKYLVTNQQVIKTETEDSEMVVITEDEGVKETHVPVYVCLLLVIAYILLGTALFSLWESWDPLTAGYFCFITLSTIGFGDVVPGHSLESWASQAKRITCALYLLFGLTLISMCFSLLVDEVQDKARRFGRWIGLLKREGN